ATTCAATCCAGAAGAGTTGAATCAAGAGCTCAGGGAATCTAAGAGCTTATTCTTTGGGTCCTATCAGCCTGAGTAGTGCTTCAAGGAACCTCACAGGACTATGACTTCAGGCTTCCTCACAATTGAAAGTCTAAACCTCTTGGGTTCAATATCTACATTCATTTATTTGGCTCACTTCAAGATGAGTTTCAATTTATATTGCAGATGAGAATTTGGTTTTGAGCTCCATTCTTTTTCTAGATCATGTCCTCAAATACAGATTTCTCTTAAAATTGATTAGTAGAATGACTTTGAAATTATAATGGATCTCTTACCACCACTCAAGTTTAGACCTGTATGCAAGACTGTGGGGAGCTCCCACCCAGAAACATGAAGATGCTAGCTAGCTGTCATAAGTTGATTTGGTTTGGCCTACTTgaagttcaaatattttaaaactttagtaTCAACAAATTCATCCTTCTAGGATGAAGATCATATATAGTAGGATTTAATAAGTACTGGACATTTACTCCAGGTCTCCTTGTGCTAAATTTTCTTCTAGCCTACCCTACGTAATAGATGTGATGATTTTGGATTTCCCTGGTACTATCCTACCAGATTTAAATGCCCCACTCCATTGTGGAGCACTGGCATCCTGTATGTGAATGCTTCCTCATTGATgagatgttttacttttttttttttaatgcctttatgTCTCAGTTTTTTCCTTAAAACATTCCTACTTGAACTTCCTAGAACTTAGTTCTCCAGAACAGAACAGAATATTTGGAATCCAAGGCATTCCTGTCCTACTTCTCAGTATATGTGGTATATCTTGTTTCCCCACTAAGCCAGAAAACAGAACCACCATATACCACCCTCTTCCATCTCTGTCCTAAACACTGAAGACCAGCATTACTTAAGGAGCACCATATTCTTTCCTACTGCATCTACTACTCACAACACAGCACTTGGAGCAACAATTACCACTTGATTGGAATTGGTGAACAAAGGGAAATCTGTTGACTATCCCAACTTTAAACTCATAATTACTTTCTGAAAGTGAGCTCTTGAGCTTTTTGAGCTCTTGAGTTTGCCCTGATGGAAGAACAGGATCACACCAGTGTTTTCCTTCTGGATCCCACACAAGGCTGGCAGGGGCAGTACCAAGACAGGGAAAAGGCCACTTACCTCTACTCACTGCCCTTTTGGACCACACTTCCACTTGAACACTCACCAATCGCTGATGAATCAACTTCCAAATGTCTCCTCATCCAATCATCTAATTGTGTTGAATGAACATGTTCTTCCTTCACCATCTAGAAACAGGAAGTTAATGTTCTAAGTCCTGGTTACTTGCTTCCTCCCAAGATGCTGTGAGACTAACATGACATTCTTTTCAAGACTTGTCTTGTACTGTCAGTATGAATTTAGTGCCTTTCCAGGCAGCAAGGTTTTTCTTTGCTGATTTCATAGAACAAATGTCACACCACCAATGTTACCCACTTTAGAGATTGGCCCATTAGAATCGTTAGTTTGCTTATTTGCATGTTACAACTGATACTGCAAATTGGAATGGATGAAGCTGCTAAGTGGAGGACCCTTGTGGAACCTGGAGTATTTCTCAGGGACAGGTGGCAGAAGAGGGGAGCTCTGAAATTGCAGCtctgagaaacaggaaaaggaacTGGATTAAGGCTTTGGTTAACTGTTATGTGGCCAAGGCATGATAGCAGGATTTTACACAAGCCAAGCGTCAAGCAGATGGCAAGGCCACTATCAGGAAGCTTCCAGCAGAATCACAGGCCTGCCCAGAGCCACTTCACAGCACTCAGGGGATCACTGGCTCCTGGCCTCAGGCTGCTGTCCAGTGACCATGGTCCTCCAATGGTTGCAAGCCAGAGGGAACCCCAGCCAGGACTTGCAACCTGTTAGGAAAATGTCCCATCTTGACCATATCACCCCAGTGGCTCTCCATCTCCAGAGTGACCACATCCCAGACTCTGGAACTAGGAAGATTCTCTTACAATAATTTGAATTACTCTAATTTGGAGCAAATTAATCTTTTGTGGTAGAACTCAAAATGAACTCCCTCATCTGTCTCTCCTGCAGTCACCTGCACTGTCCATTCCCCTGCTCCTTGTGTTGTTTTCCGATGCTGGCCCCTCTTTGTATTGAACAGCAATGGAACGAGAATGACTATCAAAGCAAACAAATGcatgaaattaaacaaaaagtgTACTTCACTGTTTTCTGGTTCTTCCTTTTTAGAACGGTACTGTCTATATTCTGTGAGCTGCCTTAACAAATGTGTCAGTATTTGTCAGAACTTCAGACAATAAAAGACTTTACGTGAGTAGGTTTTCTGCagccaagaaaaacaaatgatggGGAAAGTTGGTTTCTGTGACCCTGGGGTTTCAGTCACAAGCACAAAAGGAGCCATCATGCTTGTTAGACTCTTTTTTTGAGTTTTCTGTAAAAGCCTAGATGGGCACTCTGCTTCTTCCCTGTGCTACTCTGCTGCCCATCCTGCAGGTGCTTCTGTTACTAGTGACCCTACTATAACACGAGCAGAGAAAGGAAAACGGGAATCTGGAATCATTTTGGTGAGAGGCCTGGTGATAGTGGAACACTAAAACACCATTTGGGGTTTTACAATTTTCAGTCAATCGTGATTCCCACTGGTAAAGGCAGTTAAAAACCACATGTACAAACAAAGATttatgtccatttatttattacataacaTTTATATCCATTTATTTGGTAAACCACTTTACTTGTAAACCGATAAGGCACATTGTTGCAAAATCATGCAGGAAAGAGACAGATCTAAGGATCTGTAAAAGGGCAAAGAGCATACATTTGCAACAGTGTGGAGAACTCCCTGGCTCTTCCCTCCCTCTATTCCCAAACACAAACAAAAGCCACTGATTTCAAAGTCCAGATAGGCCTCCTCCTCACCCAAACTCTTGTTatcaaggctttaaaaaaaaaaaaaaaaaaacacaagggttggggatttagctcagtggcagagtgcttgcctagcaggcacaaggccctgggttcagtcctcagccctggggggaaaaaaagcttaaaaaaaaaaaaaaaaaaaaaaaaaaaaaaaagcagacatatttttaaaaatgaaatctttgcTGTGAAAAGACCATAAAGACCATACCATGTCCCAAAACACTATTTTGGAACCCATTCTTCCTATGGAATGTAAGTATTCCAAAGAATTCATGTACAACAAGAGGCTCAGATTAAAGCCTTGGTGAGATTCTTGGCcaatccaaacaaacaaacaaaaacccaatggATGACACTCAAGAGTAGCAGTTCTGATAAATTATGAGAATACAGGATTGCAGAGCTGGTCAGTTTAGGTGCCAAGCGCCATCTGTCCATAGAGACAGTAATGTAGGTCCCTGCCAATCCAATACTGCAGCTGTAGGAAGCAATAACAACCTTAGGTAATTAAAATACAACACAACCAAGTAATAAGACCaacttttcttttgaattaaaaaatacaattacttATCAGTTTTTCtcaacaaataacaaaaacattCATAAGTATACTAGTGTACTGAATCCATTCTCCAGAAGGAGGTAGAAGGGATTCCCAACTGAAAGGACATATTAGATAATGTACAGATTGTCATTTCATTCAGGTGACTCAAAGGCCCTGCTCTGTCCAGAAGAGTAAGGATTTCCCTACTATAGATCCATAACATAAAGTTTGTTCCATTCATATTTAATAATCTGTTTATAGTTAGCTTAATTGTCAGGACATATAACCATGAGGAGATTTGACATACATGGTTAACATCACTGTGTCTGAACACAGAGCATCACAGAAATCACTGTGCACTTAAGCTACATGTGGAAGTCTTAGGCGGTTTCCCTTGGCTTATGGAAGAGGTAgatcagcaacaacaaaaaaaagtacataagaAACATTTCAAGAGACTAACAGCAGGTGGAGAGTCATGTCAGCAATGTGGGTTCACAAGTCAGCAGTGATCCTAATAACATCCATGGAGAGTTAACAGAAGAACACATGTCACACACAGCCTATCATTTTGCAAGAGGTACTCTGGACAAGGACAACCAACTTCTCCCAAGGCAGCCCAGGAGTAAGCAAGAGGCAAACCCAATAGACCACCCTGAGttcctttttaattaataaaacaagaGAAGGGATTTTCTAGGAGGCCACCCATTCCTAGTCCTGCCAACGCAAGGCCAGACCAAACTAGATACGATTCACCTTTTAAAGCTGAGTGCCCTTTGTGACAAGACACTGCACACAGATGAACAGTGTCCAGATTACCTTGTGAGggtaattaaaaatcaatgaggaCCTTCAAAGGACCACACCCAGTAACAAATCATCAAGAGTCCAAGGATGTGGCAAACAAAAAATCCAGATCACGtgtcttttctatttatatgattaGTGTTGCTTGGCTCATTCAATTGCAGGTGTTTCTGGCTAAATTTTTTAATGAGAGTTCCAGGAACTAAGGCCACCAGAGCAATGGCCAACAGCTTAAAGACTGTTCCCCAGGAGAAGAGAGCATCCAGAGAGGTTAGGGTTGACAGGATGGAGCCTGTCTGCACACAGATGAAATTGTATGGGATCAaacctggaaaaagaaaaggggaaagaacCTGTTAACAGGAgagtgaaaatgaagaaaataacataGAATTCAGAACAGTGATACCAGCATTTTGCCCAACCCCTGACCCCTAAACATATTCTCTCCTCTCCACCTTTccattattttccttccttttctcactTCCCTTATACATATCTTGTTCAGCAAAAGAACTTTTGATGGTctacacaaatatacataaatatgtgtgtatataatttacatatataaaatccatttaatttttccaaattaaaattttattaaatttttccaaattttatatgcatgaattatacacacacatattatgcATAAACCatttagataaaaattaaaaattggaaagataAAATGAATGAACAGTAAAATAAGGGAGCAAGTtagcaaaaacaagaaaatgtatgAGGTTCACACATTTGCTAAAGGTAGGCCCTGAATTTGGTCCTGAGCACCCTATAATCACAGAGAAGAGAGAAACACCATCATTATAAGATTTACAGTATGCAttagattaaaaatacaaacagggctgaggggtgtagctcagtggtagagtgcttgcctagcatgcacaggccccCACCActataaaaacacacacataacaGTTTCTTAAAAGGAGTACTATTTTTCATATTCTCTAAGAAGTCATCAAAGCCACTAGATCCCAAAATTCTGGCTGGTAGCTGGAAAGGCTGGTCACTTAAGCATCTCCTGGTCAAGTTAAAAACATtctcagagctggggatgtggcttagtggctcagtggtagagtacatgcctggcatgcatgaagccctgggttttatccccagcactgaaaaaaacaaaaacacatcctGAGCACCGCCCCCCCTAGATATTCTAATTACTTGGTTCTGAAGTAATGCCCAGGAACCTGTGTTTTAAGTCTCTCCTACCCCCACCCCTAAGCTTCTGATTGGTCTGGGACCCCTATAATCCATTCCCTCTCTATAGCAGAGGAAGTACATGGGAGATGATAGAACACTCAAGGTCATACAGTTGGGCAGGCAGGAACCCTGTCTCCAGAAtctttctaagcctcattctACCTAGGTAATTTCAAGCTGTTAACTGCCATTAGCTGAGGTACGGAGGCACTGTCTGAAAGCTGATATGACCAGACTTGGCTGTGGTCGATCTTGCTTCGATTTAAGATCTCACTTTCTCTCAGGCATTGCCTATTAATAGCAGCCACTCCACTACAGATTTGTTATGTTTGACTGAAAAGCCCTGAATGTCATTCCCTTCACACTGAATTTAGTTCCGAGATTTAAGAAAAGGTAATACTTGCTTTAGGCTTAAATAGGGTGCTTTACTTCTAGCATGGAGAAAGTAAGTCACTGATCTTGCAGGATGTTTGTGTTTTACCATTCTAATAAAGGTGATTCAAGGCCTACactctgaaaacactgctctagTCCCAGCCCTTTATCTGGCAGCCTGTTGAGGATGAGTAGCTCTAATGGAGGTCGTAGGATTGTCAAACCAAGGGGAGACATCAGATGTCCTCTAATTCAGTAGATTGCCCCCATCTTCTCGGAGGTAAGCACATGCCCATGTGGCAGGGGACTCAGGGAAGTTCCCCAACACAACATCTCTGAAGACTCCAACTTAATCCTCTAGCATCTTACCAATAAGAACTGAGAAGAAGAACTGCACAATGGGGATGTTCAGAATCGGGGCCGAGAGATTCAAGAACCAGTTTGGTGTCATAGGGAAAAGTCtcaaaaacagtaaaaagaagaacaagctGTTTCTGTTCTCCTCCACCTGCAGCAAAGAGAACAAGACATTAGGAAGCAGAAAGGCATCTGGGCACTATTCTGGACACTTTACATATACTACTCCCAACTCTTTCCATAACCCTCTAGGGTAGAGACtgttttccccattttaaaatcagaggTGCCTAAGGATCAGAAAGCCTGGGAACTTGCCCAAAGCCACAGAAATTTGATCCCAGGTCTGTTATCCTGAAGACAACAGAATCCCTAAGTCCTCGGGAGGCAGGGCAAAGGAGGACTATGGGAGATCTTTGCTCCTCACTCCCCATAGGCCATGAGGTAACTCTCAAGGAACCTATACTTGGATGTGCCCTACTCCTTACCTTTCTCTGCATCAGGGCCACTTTATCAGGGAAGTAAGAGACCACCAGCTGTTTGCCAAAAATACTGGAGAGCAGGTAGCAGCATGTGGCACCCACCGAGGTTAGTATACAGCATAGCACGAGCCCTAGCCATGGCCCAAACAAGGCACCGGCTAATACGTTCTGCAAAGAAAGCAAACCCTCAGCCATGAAAACAAACATCTGGCAGCTATCATCCACCTTATCATGGAGCCCTAGAGTCACAGGTTCCCTCCTCCTAGGAATCATACACCAACCTCAGTCTCTTTACCTTTAAAACAAGGATAAGGAGTAAAGCCTCAGAGGACAGAAGCCAATTAAAAGAGATAATGTGCATATACAGCATCCAGTCTACTGCATAGACCTGAAATCAACTATAAGAGCTATAAGAAGgcagaaatcatgaaattcacaaaatatttttactatttcaaaGGATGAAACAAATCATGAGTGTTTCTTTGGTAAGACCCCACAAGCTATAATGTTGTTTCTTGAAGTTTTGCTGGATTATATCTAAGTAGTATGCTAGCACTGGGATTCCAGGTTGACCAAAGCTCTCACTGACACTTAAAGAAGCCTTAGTtgcacaaaaatggaaaaatgaaccAAAACTTCTTAATGCAGTTTAGTTGGTAAACATCATCTTGCTAAAGCAAGGGATCCAAGAAAGAAACCAAAAGGGGGCCTTAGCAGTGGGAAGGTGGGAACCTGCCGGGCATCTACCATGTTGAAGTGCTTGACTACATGTCTTATGTAATCCTCACTCTACCCCTGTGTCATACACTATCCTGACCACATTCTACAACTGTGGTCAAGATCATACCCAGTAGAGTGAGAACACATCCCTAGATCTGGGTATGGAGCCTTCACTGGCTCTCTACCTTAAACAGGACTCAGCTCAACAGGGAAGACAATACAGGGGCAGCCCCAAAGAGTGAGCCCCTGACCTCAAGCACCAAATGCTTCCCTgcctttctttgaaatgtttgcttgcttttttccagttttcaacccccaaaaaagaaaaaaactgcttAGGTAGATCCAAGTTGAGCCTACAGTAAAGAAAAGGTGCTGGGGAAGACAGGGAGGCAGGACAAAAAGAAGCTACAGGGTTTCCTGTTTGTCACTCAATCATTCAATAAGTGCTAAGAGCCACTATGTGCCAGCCTCTCTATACCCACTGTTTCATTTCATCCTCCAATAATTGAAGGGGATGCCAGAGAAATAGCAGCATTTTCCAGATAAGGAAAACAGAGTTGGAAGGAGGGCAGGACACTGACCAGGAAGCTGGAGCCAGGTATAGCAAAGCCCTGTTTGTAGAGGTAGGCGCTGCAGAAGAGCAGGAATACGTAGGCCTGGTGCTCCTTCCTGTACTCTCGAAGGACCTCAGAGAGCTCCCGCAGCTCTGCTAGGTCTGAGGGGAACCAGAGTGACCTGGGATttggaaaagcaaatgaaaacatgAGTCCATATCACCCTAATGCCTAAGAAAGTTACTTGTTGTGTCTTCTTTCCAAAGTAGGATTATactgggcattgtggcacatgcctgtaatacaaGCTAATTGGGAGGCTAAGGCTGAGAGATCTCAAACTCAAGCCTAGtatgggcaacacagcaagatcccttctcaaaaacaaaacaaataaaaagtttataaacATCATCTGGTTTGTTGGGGACACATATATAACTTGGCCCAAGGTAAGAAGTGACCTGATAGAAATCAGCAGACAGAAGAGCTCTGTTTGGGAAGCAAGAGACCTAGGTTGGTATACCTACCCTGCCTGGTCATGGGTCTGTTTccttatcaaaaaatgaaaagttggtgtTATTTAATCAGTAAATTTCCCTTAGCTCTCAGATTTTATAATGGATGAACTGACTAAtttctggtgctgggaattaaaaaCAGGGCTTCCTACATACtaagcaggtactctaccactgacctacacccacAACCCCTTTATGATCTTAAGCAGCAAGTGGATTCATTTCTAGGCAAGCACTAAACTTCTTAAATTGCCTTCCTTTCAAGGACATCCCTTCCCCAGCAAGACAAAAATAATTCAGACTTCACACTGCTCCTGAGGTACTAGGTAAACTGACTTAAATCATTCACTAAAAAGCCAATTCAAGATTTTAGGAGAAGTAGACTTATCCCACACCATAAACATAACTTTGTTATGTTAAAGCCAATGCTCCCAAAGAGACTACTTTTTCATCCTGGTTAAAACTGGTGTCCAGTGCACTCTGAATACTGTCCAAGGGTCACAGTATAAAGGCTACCTTGTCTCTGCCATCTGAACAATCCTTGAATCCATCAGTGATCAATTATGAGTAACCCCTCCTAGTTCTCATGAGAATACTTCTCTTAGTATGTCTGACACCCACAAAAAGCCTTCTCAGCTACAGcaaaagaatacagacaacaattcTCTTAATATTCAAATGTCAGTTAATTCCTTGATAATGTAATGCTGTGCCAGGCATCTTTCCATGCACTTTATAAATAGTATAAGCAGTGGCACACACAATgccagcttctcaggaggttgagacaggagatgGCAAACTAGAGGCTAGTGTGGGCGatttagcgagaccttgtctcaaaacaaaaacaaaaaaattaaaaggggctagagatgtagctcagtggcagagcactttcccagcatccccagtaccaaaaaaaaaaaaaggaaaaggaaaaggaaaagtatgTAGCAATCCTGAAAACCGGCCGGGTAGGTATTGTCCTGCCTCCTCCAGACAAGTTGTccaagagagaaggagaaaagtggGGACACCAGGACCAGGACAGGTAGACCAGACATTATTTCGTGAACTTGTTCACGCAACGTATCTCCCGAAGACCCAAGGGCTGGTCCGCCCGAAGTGGAGTGGGGGTCGCAGGAGGGACCTGAAGGCGGacgaggaggggctggggatccACACATGAGCGATGGTTGGCTGGAAACGGGCTCCGCGCTGAACAGGAGGCGGTGATACACGCGAGCAGAGGCTCCGCCCGGGGTTGGCGCCCGGTTTCCCTCAAAACCCAGCCCGTGCAGCCCTCAACACACAGGTCGCAAGCCGGCTCCGTCCACCAGCCTGTCCGAGGCCGAAGTCCCGCTCCCCGGTCCCGAAAATGAACTTCAAATCCCGGTCCCCAACGCGCCCAGCCTCGGACCCGGCTCCCTTCCTCCGATGGGAATCCCGTCCCACCGGCGCCGCCACGCACCTGCCTTCAGGCTCCTCGGGGGAGCCTGTTCTCGGCCCACCGGGCAGTCGCGTCGACAGCAAGTACAGGGCAAAGGTGCAGCCGGCGAAGACCAGGAGCAGGCCGAGCAGCGGGCGCATGTCGGCGCCGCACCCCGGCCAGCCGGGCCTCGCGACTGCTCGCTATACTGGTTGCGGCGGAAACCTGGCAGCGCGCGGACTGAGCCCGCGGAGCGCCTTCGCGGACGGACCGGGGCGGGGTCCACGCCAAGCCCCGCCCCCCGTGCAGACCCCGCCTTCTCCGGGAAAACCCtcgctcagtgtgtgtgtgtgtgtgtgtgtgtgtgtgtgtgtgtgtgtgtgtctgtgtgtctgtgcgtctgtgtgtctctctctcctctcatctatgggtgttctattttttttgtttgtttgttttttggtactggaaatttaaCCCAAAGGCgcgttaccactgagctgcacccccaattcttttaatttttttattttgagagggccTCGTTGATTTTCTGAAACTGGCCTCGAATATGTGAtgctgctgtctcagcctcccaagtctctgggattacaggcatgcgccaccgcgcCTGGATCTTCTATGGTTATCCCTGTCCATTTCTTCACTTGTTCCGCAGGCATTAAGCACCCACAGCACAAATGTAGAACCAAAGCTCCAATCAAGTTCAGTGGGACAATAAGGGTGACCACAAAAGGCAAATCACAATGTTGCCTTTTACTCAGCACTACTATATTCCcattaaccctaatcctcacAACCATGCTGcaaaatagttatttttgtttgcatttaacaaatgaaaaatctgaatcgtgggggtggggatgtaattcagtggtgcagtgcttgtcttgtcttgcatgtgcaaggccctgggttggattccctggcacaaaaataaaataaaataaaaataattttttttaaaaagctggaggTGTTGgcgcttgcctgtaatcctagcggctcaggatgctgaggcaggaggttcacaaattcaaagccagcctccacaacttagcaaggccataagcaatttatgagcccctgtttcaaaataaaaaaataaagtaaaaagagctggggatgtggtttatggttaagcgccctgggttcaatccctggttaaaaaaaaaaaaaaaaaactaaatctcagaaacattaaATGACATCCCTCAAAAGAGAACCAAAATAAGAATCCAGGTCAACTTGGCTCCACAGCTAGTGGTCCTTCCACTGCATGGGTTCTGGTTTGAGTTTACCCTCAAGGATGAGCAAGAGCTCCACaagcagaaaaaggaaagacagggTGAGTCCAGCTTCAGTGAAGGGCAAAGTGTATGAGAAATTGGGGACAAATTAAAGAGCACTGGAAGGTAGGATAGGGAGTTGGTTTTTTTAGTATTGCAAATGGTAAAATATCAAGGGGGTGTTTGATGACTCAGAGTGAGTCAGGTCTGGTTTGGGGGTCATATTGGCAGGTAAGTAGAATATGTAGGCTTAATAGCTGCAATTGTCCTGATGAGACAGGATATGGCATGAGCCAGGACCACAGGATTAAAAGTGTATtatgctcatttttttaaatatttattttttaattgtagttggaaacaatacttttatttcacttatttatttttatgtggtgctaaggatcaaactcagggttttGCATGTGggagatgagcgctctaccactgagccacaatcccagccccatgactcatttttaagaaggaaaaagagattatattttatcttctcacaatattaaaatatttacaaatgaaatcattcaaTGTCAGGTTTTTGCATCAAAAAATGAGATGGGTTTAGTGAGTAGAGTTATAGATAGAACAAGATGGGCTGTGAGTTGACTGTTGCTGAAGCTGAGTAATGGACACACGGAAGCAGATTCTGTACTGGTTTCTCTGTTTCTGTATGTGTTTGAAGTTCTCCATTTAAGAAAATGGGAGAAACAGTCTCATCCCTCCATTTCAGCT
This window of the Ictidomys tridecemlineatus isolate mIctTri1 chromosome 3, mIctTri1.hap1, whole genome shotgun sequence genome carries:
- the Tmem41a gene encoding transmembrane protein 41A, encoding MRPLLGLLLVFAGCTFALYLLSTRLPGGPRTGSPEEPEGRSLWFPSDLAELRELSEVLREYRKEHQAYVFLLFCSAYLYKQGFAIPGSSFLNVLAGALFGPWLGLVLCCILTSVGATCCYLLSSIFGKQLVVSYFPDKVALMQRKVEENRNSLFFFLLFLRLFPMTPNWFLNLSAPILNIPIVQFFFSVLIGLIPYNFICVQTGSILSTLTSLDALFSWGTVFKLLAIALVALVPGTLIKKFSQKHLQLNEPSNTNHINRKDT